The Asticcacaulis sp. EMRT-3 region GATCTGGGCGGCAATTGCCGACGGATTGTGGCGATTCTCAAAAAATTGAAAGCGATGTAAAGGCGCCCTTCAGAGCGCTTGACGGGCGCGATTCTTGCTATTGACCGCACAAGGTTGCAGCAAGGAATGTCTGATGATCACCGATACGGTTTTGTTTGTGTCAAAGCGGTCCCAACGCTGGCTGGCGGCGTTTCTCGGTCTTGTTTTGATACATGTGGCGGTGGCCAGTTGCACGCCGGAACCGGTAGCGCCAATGATGGCGCGGATTATCGTGCAGCACTGATGTTTCGGCAGATGGCGTCAAAAAAGCCGTCGGATCACCGGCGGCTTTTTTGTTCAGCGGCCTGAGGTCTGGTAGGCGGGCGGTGCCATGACCGTGGCACCGTCTTCGCGCAGGCGTTCATCGGCCATCTGGTTCATCATCGCTTCGGCTTTAGGATCGGTCATGGCCCAACCGAGGAAGGACAGGGCCTTGAAGCCCGACAGGCTCATCTGAATCCCCTGACGGCCCTTGCCAAAAAGGGATGTCTGCGTGTCGTAATCGACCAGTTTCACAGCGGCACCAGCATCGATGTGCGCCAGGGACTTGGCCGTATCGACCGCATCATAGAAGCCACCCACCTTATCAACCAGATGCAGGCCCGCCGCCTGAGCGCCGGTCCAGACCCGCCCCCTGGCGATGTCGCGCACCGTGGCTTCCGGCAGGTTACGGCCTTCGGCGACATGGGTGACGAAGCCATTATAGATCTGGTCGATCCAGCCGGAGAGGGCGGCGCGCTGCGCCGGTGTGAAACCCTGTGCCGGGCTATAGGCCTGGCTGTAGGGGCTGCCGACCGAAATATCACGCAGATCGACGCCGAAGCGGCTCAGGGCGTCGCCATAGGCGAACTTGCCGCCAAACACGCCGATTGAACCGGTCAGGGTGCTCGGATTGGCGACGATGGCGCTGGCGCCCGCCGAAATCCAGTAACCGCCGGAAGCGGCATAGTCACCCATCGACACCACCACCGGCTTGCCCGCCAGCTTGGCTGCCTTCATCGCCGAGGCAATCTGTTCGGAGGCCGTGTCGGAACCGCCAGGCGACGACAAACGGAAGATGATGGCCTTGACATTCTTGTCCTTGGCGGCGGCAAAAAAGGCATCCGACACATTATCGGAAAGCATTTGCGGATTGCCGCCGAGGCCCGAACCGCCCTTGCCGGTCATGATCGCGCCTTCGCCATTGATCAGGGCGATGGTCTGGCCAGAGGCAGGCTTCAGCGTCTTTTCATAATCATCGATGTCCATCAGCTTGGCATTGTCGCCATGCTTCAGCGCCGCGTTCTCGGCATCCTGCACCTGGCCGAGATGATCGACCAGCTTGAGCTGCATGGCCTGTTCGGCACCGTAGGGCCCCGCTTCGAGCGTGGCGCGCAGCTTGACCGGATCCATGCGGCGATCATGGGCGATGTCGCCCAGCATGTCATTATAGATGCCGTTCATCCAGCCAAGCGTGGCTTCGCGGTGAGCGGGCGTGTAATTGTCATAAAGATAGGGATTGACGGCGTTCTTGAATTCGTAGCGCTGCTCATATTCGGCCTTGACGCCGTACTTGTCGAAGGCGCGCTTCAAAAACATGGTCGAGGTCGAGATGCCCGTCACCTGAAACGAGGCGCGCGGCTGCATCCATAATTCGCTGGCTGATGCGCCCAGCATATAAGACGCCACCACCATCGTATCGGGATAGAGGCCCTGGCTGTGGGCGATCACCGGCTTATTGGCCTTGCGCATATAGGCGAAGGCGTCGCGTATTTCTTCGGCGGCGGCGGGGGATATGCCGCCTTCGGGCAGGCGCACGAACACGGCCTTGACGTGGGGATCATCGGCGGCGCTGTGCAGGGTGGTGACGACATCCATCGTCGATAAGCCGCCACCGGTCAGGAAGTCGAGCGGCTGGTGCGTGCTCTGGTCGGTCATCTTCTGGCGCAGGTCGAGCGACAGTACGACATCGCCGCTCACCTTGGGATGCGAAGCTGCCGCGATCATCGACACCACCGCCACCGGCACGCCCACCAGCACGAACAGCATGGCCAGAACCACGGCCGAGAAGGTAATAAAGAACTGCTTCATGAAAATTCCGTTGTCCCCCCGGCGGTCACGGGCCGTATGTGCCGGAAAAAGACCATAGCTGTAATTGTATCAAGGTCAAATGAACAGGCGGCGTCGCAAGCGATTACGGCTGTCATGTGGATATGGAGCCACCCTGGGTGTCAGAATTTCGTACGGCCCGCAGGGTGCTTTTTGGGCGCATTATGGGCATGGAGCGGCGCGCCGAGGCAATGCGGGCAGGACTGACCCTGCACATAGGCCGGATGCGCCTGATCTTCGGCGGTCAGGGCGTGATCGCAGTGCAGGCACAGGGTGGCTGTGCGCGAGGGCTGGAGCTGATGATCAACGGCGATGCGCTCATCGAATACGAAGCATTCGCCCTGCCAGAGGGAGTCTTCGGGCTTTACGTCTTCGAGATACTGCAAAATGCCGCCCTTGAGGTGATAAACCTCCTCAAAGCCCTGATCGATCAGCCAGGCCGTATATTTCTCGCAGCGTATGCCGCCGGTGCAGAAGGTAGCGATCTTGCGCCCTTTCAGGGCATCGGCATGATCGTGCGTCCATTGCGGCAGATGTTTGAAATTGGGGATGTCGGGATCGATGGCGCCCCGGAAGGTGCCGAGATTGACCTCATAATCATTGCGCGTATCGACGATCACCACATCGTCGCGCTGGATCAGGGCGTTCCAGTCGGCCGGATCGACATATTGACCGAAACGCCGCATCGAAACCGGTTCGCCCAGCGAAATGGTTTCCTTCTTCAGCCGCACCCGCGCCTTACCGAAGGGTTGGAAGTCGGCATAGGATTCCTTCCAGCGGATCGGCGCGCCCACCACCTCGTCCTGTAACCAGCCGAGGAAGCCGTCAATGGCTTTGCGCGTGCCGGACAGGGTCGAGTTAACGCCTTCGCGGGTGATGAGTAGCGACCCCTTGATGCCGGCATCCTGCAAACGCGCCAGCAGCGGAGCCTGCATCGCTTCGAAATCCGGGAAATCGAAGAAATGATAAAAGGCGGCAATGACAAATGCGGGAGCGGGAGCATGATCGGACATATGCGCCGCCTATCATAAACTTACAGATAGCGCCAGTTGCGGATAAAGGCGGCCTGTCCGTGGCGCACGCCGTCTTCATCCGTGACGTTCCATAACACGGTCTGGTCGATCATGAAGCGCCTGCCGGTGCTGGAGATACGCACGCCGCTGTAAGAATCAACCCAGCCCTTGCCGAGCGCTTCACGCAGCAGGGCGTCGCGGTCGGCCTGAACATCGCCGCGCGCTTCGGCGCTGAGGCGCGAGGGCAGGCGCGTAAAGGCCTCCCAGTCCATCTCCCACAGGCTCAGGGCCTGGGCATTGGCATAGCGAAAAACAGGGTCTGTCTGCGTGCCGTGCGATACGATGGCCTGCGGTGCGGCAAACAGCGATTCGGCGAGAGCGGAATCGCTCAGGTCTTCAGCGCCAGCCACGAGCAACTGTCCGGTAAGGCGCGCGAAGCTCTTCGCCAGCAGGCGGGCATAGCGCTGTTGCGCAAGGGTCAAATGAGGTTTCATGTGCCTTATCAAACGGCTTCGCCTTAGGAAGGCAAGCGTTGACGCATCTGTTCACAGGAAAAGCGCGCTCACCGTGCCGCCTTGGTGAAAAAGTTATTGCGAGGGATTGCTTTACACAAAACCTTGCGCTATCTCCACGGCCTCCCGCAGGCAAGCCTTGTGGGATACCGGCTTAGTGCTGGGGAATGGTGTAATGGTAACACTCCGGTTTTTGGTACCGTCATTCTAGGTTCGAGTCCTAGTTCCCCAGCCAGTCAGTTTCAATTTTTCCAAACAATAAGCTTCTTGTCGGCAACCTGTGTGTCGAGCCGATTTGCGTCTTATTCGACAGAGCCATCTGCAATAAAAAACCGCCGCGAGAAGCATCGCGGCGGTTTTTTATTGCAATTGAATGTCTGAACCTAGAGCAACGAGCGTTTAATTTGACTTACAAATTGAATGCGAGATGCGGAAAAACGTAAAATATAGAGCGGATTGCATTCCTTTGACCGATTCAATCAGAATGCAGACCGCTCTAGAACTGGAACCGGGCGCGCAGGGCCAGGCTGATATTGGTGTAGGCGTCCTGCTTTTCGTAGCCGCCTTCCAGCCCGAAGTAGCTGTAGCGATTATCCACCGTCAGGCGGAAACCGGCGACGGGGCCGCCGCCCTTGATATTGCCTGCTGACAGGGTGAACGGATCGCCGCCGGTGAAGTTGGCGACTGTATCGGGCAGTTGCGCCGAGACATTCTCCTTCCAGCCCACCCAGAGTTCGGGCTTCAGGAACATGCGGTTATAGCTGACATTGATGACAGCCTGCGAGGTGAGCAGATGTCCGTCACGCTTGGCGATATTCAGATCGAAATAATCGCCGCCGCCAGTTTCGCTGTGCTTGGCTTCACTCAGATTATAATAGTCGGCACTGATTTCGGGGCGCAGGCCAATCGAGCCGATATTATATTGATACGAGGCACCGATGCCCGCACTGGTCGACATACCGTTCCATTTGGCCTTGGCGATGTGATTGACATTCGGCGTCAGCAGTTCGCGCGTGGCGTCGAACTGCGTATAACCGGCACCGGCATTCAGCCAGCCTTTGAAGCCATTGCTGTTGATGCGCCAGTAGGCACCGAGCGTCAGATCGGAATTGTTCATATTGTTGTTGGCGATGGCGAAGGTCGGCAGGGGCGTGGCCGTCGTGTACGACAGATAGCCACCGATCATCTGGTTGCCATAGACCTGCCGTTCGCGGCCACCGGCAAAGCTGAAGCCCGTGGCCTTGAAGCCGGCGGTTTCGCCATATTCACGCTTGGTCTGGAAGCCGTGTTCCTGGAACCACCACTGACCGGCATTATTGTCGGGCACAAGCGTCAGATCAGCCAGTGTCTGCGTCAGGGCCTGAGCGCCCTGCGCCAGGGTCAGCATGTTTTCGCCCGAATAATCGGGGAAATACTGATTATAGACCTGATCGAATCCGGCCTTGTTGGTCTGGCTGAGCAGTGAGGTTTCGGCACCGGGATCTTGCGAGGCGGCGGTCAGAATCGGCACGAGCGCCGCATACTGGTCAGCGGAATATTGCGCTTCGGCCTGGGTCTTCAGTCGGAAATTGGCGGTCAGTACGGTGTCGGTGGAATTCAGGGCCAGATCAGCATGGTAGAGATAGGGAATCTGGCCGTCGAGCGTCGAGGTTGTCATCGAACCGAGATTGATATTCGACGCTGTCAGCAAGGTGAAGCTGGTCGGATTCAGGATCAGCTTGCTGGCGGTCAGATCGATCAGGGCACCATTATCGAAGACCGCTGTGCCGCTGTCTTTCAGAATGGCATTGGTCGGATCGTCGGGATTGAGCGTCAGGATGATTGTGCTGGTGCCCCCGACATGCAGGCTGCTCAGGTTGAGCATCGAGCCTTCCGCCAGACCGAGATTGCCGTCGCTCACATCGAGCGCCACGGTGCCTGTGCCGGTCGCCGTGCCGAGATAAGTGGCCTTACCGGTCAGGGTAAAGCTGTTGGCCCCGCCGCCGAAATCGATATTGCCTAAAATGCTGCCGCCATTCGAGGTGATCGAATCATTACCCGAACCGAGCAGGATATCGCCGACAATATAGGGTGCGGCGATGGTGTCGTCCGTAGGCGCTGTATCGGTCTGAACCAGTGTCAGGCCCACCGTATTGGTATGGGTGTCGATGGCGATGCCACGGTGCAGAACTGTATCGACGACGCCGTCACCGTTATCGTCGGTGCCGGTGATCGCCGCCGAAATAAAGTTATTATTGATAATGCTGGTCAGCGTGTTGGACTGATCGCGAATGGCGGTGGCGAAACTGGTCGACCCGGTGGCCGAAGCCGTGATCGCGCCACCGACATTGATCTGAACGGTGGGCAGGGAGGCACCGGAAGCGATGTCGAGCGCCAGCGCGCTGCCGGGAATCGGCGTGGAATAGGTGGTGGTACCATTGGTGGCCGTCGTGGCGGTGACCGCGCTGGAAGCTGAACCTGTCAAAGCTCCCGAAATGTCGAGCAGGGGGGTGGAAGCACCGCTTTGCATGGCCAGGCCCGTCGCCGTGCCGCCATAGGCCTGCCCCACGACGGAACCACCGATACCGATGGCATTGGCGATATTGACGGCATGGCCCAGACCTCCGATCTGAACGCCCGTGCCATTGACATTCTGATAAACGCCCGAACCGGTGACAGAACCGCGGATCCACAAGCCGTAATTCAGGCTGGGCGGTGTGACGGCGTTGGCCGAATAGACCAGGCCGCCCAGGCTGATGTCCTGTGCCGCCGAGCCGACCAGCAGGGCAGGCGCGCTGCCATATTGGGTGAGTTTGGCGGTGGTTGTTTCAATACTGTCAGTAATGCCGTCACCGTCCTGATCGGTGCTGGTATTGGTGGAATCGATGGTGGGTGTAACGTTCAGCAGCACGCCATGCGCGACATTGCCGGAAATGGTGACGAGTGCGCCGTCCTGATACAGGTCGTCAGGTGTCTTAAGTATATTGGCCAGGGTGTCGCCGGTCGTTCCGCCCGTCGAAGCGTAGCCCGTACCGGAATAGGTGCCGTTGATGATGATATTATTGCCAAAATCACCGTTTAAGGCGACGCCCTGGCTGTCCTTGCCCTGATAGTTCAGGGTGCCGCTTAAATAGACTGTATCGCTGGCACCATTATCGAGAGCGATGCCGCGGGTATTGTTGCCGGTCATGGTCAAGGTGCCGGCATAGGAAAACTTGCCCTGAATATTGTTTTCGAAACGAATGCCGTAGCTATTGTCGCCCGTCACCAGCAGCGTGCCGGCGGCAGCAAAATCACCAGTATAGGCCGCCCCGGTCAGGGAGTGGATGCCATAGCGCTGGATGCCGTCGGCGAAAGGCCCGTCAAGGATGCCGTCAGAAACCAGTGTGCCCGTCGAATCCTTGAACGAATTCGAATCGGTGGCGGTAAAGGCGCTGTTGGCTGAGATCGTGCCGCCAATCGACAAATCGCCGGTATGGCCGGCATTGATCGCAATGCCCGTCACCGACGCGGTTGATTTTGACAGGTCGAGCGTGCCGTCCAGAATGACGGCATTGTCCGAATCGACCGTGATAGCCGTGCCGGAGGTCAGGGTGATGGAGCCGGACGAATTGACATCGAGGTCGCCGGTTGCCGAGGTTGCGACAGGCGCAGTGGTTGCCGTGGAAATCGTGGTGGCGGCGCTGGCAATGCCTGGCAGGGCAGCAAATGTGGCCAGCACACCCAGACCCAGGCCCAGACCCAGACTAAGGCCCAGATTAAGGCCCAGGCTATGACTAAGGGCGGTTGCGGTCAGAAAACGGGTTTTGCGCATATAATGAAGCTTCCCTGGGGGCTCTTGAATCATGATTGTCCTGGCCAATAGCGATGGGCCTGCGACCGCCAGGCGGTCAGTGCGTCACCTTTAACCTTTATTTGCACAGCCGAAAAGGTGGCAAACGCTCGCTGCGGAACGCTTCCATCGATCATGCGCATTGTGGCGCGCGCGATGGCCCGCCGGAAAGGCCGGTAAAGTCAAAAATAAACAGGGCTTAATTATGACCGCCAGCTTGCAGCTACGCCATGAGGCACACCTCTTTGTCAGCAAAAAGATGCCGGGCAGGACAAGGGCGGATTATCGATAAGAAAAAAGAGGAAAATGCGGGCCACCCATGCTTCAAATCAAGCAAGGGTGGCGCGAGTGACGGGACTCGAACCCGCGACCTTCGGCGTGACAGGCCGACACTCTAACCAACTGAGCTACACCCGCATTTCCTTGTCTCTTCAGCGAAGCGAACCGTTTGTGCGGAAGCCCGTCGAAGAGGTGCGCTTGATAGTTCGCCGCCCATGCCGGTGTCAAGCGCGATATTGCAAATTATCAACAAAATGTTGGATAGGTTGATGTGGCTATGCGAATGGTTTGCAAGTAACCGCGTTCGCTGTGGTGGCGTGGTTAAAAAGTGAAAGAAAATGGCCAAAAGGTCGTTTTTTTGCACTGCAAATGTTTGAAGCTTTCGACAGACTGGTCTAAAGCCTTGAGTCTCGCGATGACGATGCCGGGATTTGTACCGGCATTGAAAGCGCGGATTTTCCTGCACGGGCTGGCCCGTCGGGTTTAAGTCGAGGTGAGCCTTTCATGAATGCCTTTCTTCTGCATTATCTTCCCATCATCATCTTTCTCGGCATAGCGACGGTTCTCGGGCTGGGCTTTATCGTGGCGGCGCTGGTTCTGGCGCCCAAGGCTCCGGACACCGAAAAGTTGTCGGCCTATGAGTGCGGCTTTAATGCCTTCGATTCGGCCCGCCAGAAATTCGACGTGCGCTTCTATCTCATCTCTATTCTGTTTATTGTCTTCGATCTGGAAGCTTCGTTCCTGTTTCCTTGGGCGGTGTCGTTGTTCGACCTGCCCGCCAAGGGTATGCACTTTGCCTTCTGGTCGATGGTGACCTTCCTGGTCGAGCTTGGGCTTGGCTATATCTATGTGTGGAAAAAAGGAGCCCTGGAATGGGAGTAATCATTCCTGCCAATCAGCCTGGGTATGGTCAGGGCGGGCGCTCAGGCGTCGAGGGGTATGACCCCGCTGTCCACGACAAGTTCTTTGAAACCGTCTCGACCGAACTGAACGAGAAGGGGTTCCTGCTCGCTTCGGCCGATGATGTCATCACCTGGGCGCGCACCGGTTCGCTGATGTGGATGACCTTTGGTCTGGCCTGCTGCGCCGTGGAAATGATGCAGGCTTCGATGCCGCGTTACGATATGGAGCGCTTCGGCATGGCGCCGCGCGCCTCACCGCGTCAGTCTGACCTGATGATCGTGGCAGGTACGCTGACCAATAAAATGGCTCCGGCGCTGCGCAAGGTTTACGACCAGATGCCTGATCCGCGCTATGTGCTGTCGATGGGTAGCTGCGCCAATGGCGGCGGCTATTATCACTATTCCTATAGTGTGGTGCGCGGTTGCGACCGGATCGTGCCGGTCGATGTCTATGTGCCCGGCTGTCCGCCGTCGGCAGAAGGCCTGCTCTATGGCTTGTTGCAGCTTCAGAAGAAGATCCGCCGCACCGGCGGCATCCGGCGCTAGGGGGGGCGGAGCATGTCTATTGAAAAACTCCAGGCTCTTGCCGAGCGTGCCAGCGCACAGTTCAAAGACGCGATTGTCGAATCGAAGCTTGAATATGGCGAACTGACCCTGACCGTGGCGCGTGAACGCATCGTCGAGATCATGGGCAAGCTGAAGGCCGAACCTTACCGCTTTCATCAGCTCATTGATATTTGCGGTGCCGACTATCCGATGCGCGCCGAGCGATTCGATGTTGTCTATCATCTCCTGTCGCTGACGCAGAATATTCGTGTGCGCGTCAAGGTGATGACCGATGAAGTGGTGCCGGTGCCGTCGATTCGCACCGTCTATCCGAACGCCGACTGGTATGAGCGCGAAGCCTTCGACATGTATGGCATCGCCTTTTCGGGTCAGCCCGATTTGCGCCGTCTGCTGACCGATTACGGCTTTATCGGCCATCCTTTGCGCAAGGACTTCCCGATGACGGGCCATGTCGAGGTGCGTTACGACGAAGAACAGAAGCGTGTGGTGTATGAACCGGTGAAACTGGTTCAGGAATATCGAAAATTCGACTTCATGTCACCGTGGGAGGGCGCGAAATATGTCCTGCCCGGCGACGAGAAGGCGGGGAGCTGACATATAGGCATAAGGGGGCAGGGCCATGCAAAGTGATAAGGATCGCCATTTCGGCGCAGTACGTTCGGCAGTAGCGTTTTTCCTGATGACCTTTTCAACGGCCTACCTCTTCACCATCGGGGTGAAGCTGACGGGCGGATTTACACGCTCACCCGATATACCGGCCGCCGGTCTGCAACAGACCGGCCTGTCGATCATTATCGGGGTGGCGATTCTGATCGTCGGCGCTGCCCTTCGTCGCTTGACGGCGGCGGAAATGCAGTCGGCGCTCCTGGGCGCGTCAGCGGTTTTGCTGGCCACTCCGGTAGCGGCGGCGGTTCTGAGCAATGACTGGGGATTGTCCACGGCTGTTGTTTCGGGATTCGGACTTTTGACCTTGGTATTCGGTCTGCTGATCGCCTTTATGCGCAGCGCCGAGTCGAACGCGGATGAATAGGTGGTTTTGAGCATGGCTGATGATGTGACGCCTCAGGCGATTCAAGGGGCCGTTAAGGCGGAAGACGATCGCAAGTTCACGATCAATTTCGGCCCGCAGCATCCGGCGGCGCACGGCGTTTTGCGCCTTGTGCTCGATCTCGACGGTGAAATCGTCGAGCGCGTCGATCCGCATATCGGGCTGCTGCATCGCGGCACCGAAAAGCTGATGGAAAGCCGCACCTATCTGCAAAACGTGCCCTATTTCGACCGCCTCGACTATGTGGCGCCGATGAATCAGGAACACGCCTTCGTGCTGGCCATTGAAAAGCTGCTCGGCCTCGAAGTGCCCAAGCGCGCGCAATATATCCGCGTGCTGTTCTCCGAAATCGGCCGCATCCTGTCGCACATCCTCAATGTCACCACCCAGGCGATGGATGTCGGCGCACTGACGCCCCCGCTCTGGGGCTTTGAAGAACGCGAAAAACTGATGGTGTTTTATGAGCGCGCCTCGGGTGCGCGTCTGCACGCCAACTATTTCCGCCCCGGCGGCGTTCACCAGGATCTGACGCCGCAACTGATCGACGACATGGTGGAATGGTGCCGCGAATTCCTGCCCAAGCTGGCCGATATTGAAACCCTCGTCACCGAGAACCGCATCTTCAAACAGCGCAATGTCGATATTGGCGTCGTGTCGAAGGAGCAGGCTTTCGACTGGGGCTTTACCGGCGTGATGCTGCGTGGCTCGAACGTCGCGTGGGACCTGCGCAAGAGCCAGCCCTATGAATGCTATGCCGAACTGGAGTTCGACATTGCGCTCGGCAAGAATGGCGATTGCTGGGATCGTTATCTGTGCCGCGTCGAAGAGATGAAGCAGGCTGTCCGGATTATGGAGCAATGCCTTGACAAGCTGAAGGTTACACCGGGGCCCGTTCTGTCAACCGACCATAAGGTGACTCCGCCGCGCCGCGCTGAAATGAAGAATTCGATGGAAGCGCTGATCCATCACTTCAAGCTCTATACCGAGGGCTTCCATACACCCGAAGGCGAGGTCTATGCCTGCGTCGAAGCGCCCAAGGGCGAGTTCGGCGTTTATCTGGTGTCCGATGGCACCAACCGGCCCTATCGCTGCAAAATCCGCGCGCCGGGCTTCCCGCACCTGCAAGCGATGGACTGGATGAACCGAGGCCATCTGCTGGCCGATGTGTCGGCCATCCTGGGCTCGCTCGACATCGTGTTCGGGGAGATCGACCGATGAACAATATCCTGATCGCCTGCGGCCTGCTGGTCGGGGTGATGGCGCTTAGCCTGTACCTGTCGCGGCCCAACTGGCCCTATCATCCGGGTGGGCAGAAGGGCTATATCACCGACATGCTGATCTATCTGCTGCTGCCGGTGGCGCCTGTGCTGATCTGTGTCGGCGGTTTCGGCCTGCTGACCCTCTACAGCGCGCAATTCCAGACCGAGACGGCGCGCTATGTCCTGCTCGGCATCGCCTTTGTCGGCATGATGGGTGCCAGACGCCTGCCCTTCGTGGCGGCGGCGCAAAACCGGGTGCGTATCGCCCGCAATGCCCGCTTCGAAGCGATGAGGTCGTGATGCCCGGCATATTTTTTGTGAAACCCATGTTTTCTGTGAAATACCGCTGTTTTCCTGTGGCTTTCTCCGCCTTCCGGTGTAAAGCCACCTCTAAATCATCCTGTTCGCATGTGAGAGAGGCCTGATGTCCTTACGTCGTCTCGCCAAGGAGCAACCGGCCAGCTTTACCTTTTCTGCGGAAACGCTCGAAAAGGCCAACTGGTGGATTGCCAAATATCCTGAAAGCCGCCGCCAGAGCGCGGTGATCCCCATCCTGTGGCTGGTGCAGAAGCAGGAGGGTTGGGTTTCCGAACCGGCCATTACCGCTATCGCCAAGCTGCTCGGCATGGCGCAGATCCGCGTTTTCGAATGCGCCACCTTCTACACCATGTTCCAGCTTGAGCCGGTCGGCTCGGCGGCGCTGATCCAGGTGTGCGGCACGACGCCGTGCATGTTGCGCGGTTCGGATGGCCTGATGAAGGTGTGCAAGGACAAGATCGGCGCGAAGGACAAGCTGTCGGCCGATGGCAAGTTCACCTGGCAGGAGGTCGAATGTCTGGGCGCGTGCTGCAATGCGCCGATGGCCCAGATCAACGACTATTATTACGAAGACCTGACGCCGGAAAACCTGGCCCAGATCATCGATGATTTTGCGGCGGGCA contains the following coding sequences:
- the sppA gene encoding signal peptide peptidase SppA, encoding MKQFFITFSAVVLAMLFVLVGVPVAVVSMIAAASHPKVSGDVVLSLDLRQKMTDQSTHQPLDFLTGGGLSTMDVVTTLHSAADDPHVKAVFVRLPEGGISPAAAEEIRDAFAYMRKANKPVIAHSQGLYPDTMVVASYMLGASASELWMQPRASFQVTGISTSTMFLKRAFDKYGVKAEYEQRYEFKNAVNPYLYDNYTPAHREATLGWMNGIYNDMLGDIAHDRRMDPVKLRATLEAGPYGAEQAMQLKLVDHLGQVQDAENAALKHGDNAKLMDIDDYEKTLKPASGQTIALINGEGAIMTGKGGSGLGGNPQMLSDNVSDAFFAAAKDKNVKAIIFRLSSPGGSDTASEQIASAMKAAKLAGKPVVVSMGDYAASGGYWISAGASAIVANPSTLTGSIGVFGGKFAYGDALSRFGVDLRDISVGSPYSQAYSPAQGFTPAQRAALSGWIDQIYNGFVTHVAEGRNLPEATVRDIARGRVWTGAQAAGLHLVDKVGGFYDAVDTAKSLAHIDAGAAVKLVDYDTQTSLFGKGRQGIQMSLSGFKALSFLGWAMTDPKAEAMMNQMADERLREDGATVMAPPAYQTSGR
- a CDS encoding rhodanese-related sulfurtransferase, coding for MSDHAPAPAFVIAAFYHFFDFPDFEAMQAPLLARLQDAGIKGSLLITREGVNSTLSGTRKAIDGFLGWLQDEVVGAPIRWKESYADFQPFGKARVRLKKETISLGEPVSMRRFGQYVDPADWNALIQRDDVVIVDTRNDYEVNLGTFRGAIDPDIPNFKHLPQWTHDHADALKGRKIATFCTGGIRCEKYTAWLIDQGFEEVYHLKGGILQYLEDVKPEDSLWQGECFVFDERIAVDHQLQPSRTATLCLHCDHALTAEDQAHPAYVQGQSCPHCLGAPLHAHNAPKKHPAGRTKF
- a CDS encoding MEKHLA domain-containing protein encodes the protein MTLAQQRYARLLAKSFARLTGQLLVAGAEDLSDSALAESLFAAPQAIVSHGTQTDPVFRYANAQALSLWEMDWEAFTRLPSRLSAEARGDVQADRDALLREALGKGWVDSYSGVRISSTGRRFMIDQTVLWNVTDEDGVRHGQAAFIRNWRYL
- a CDS encoding autotransporter outer membrane beta-barrel domain-containing protein, which produces MRKTRFLTATALSHSLGLNLGLSLGLGLGLGVLATFAALPGIASAATTISTATTAPVATSATGDLDVNSSGSITLTSGTAITVDSDNAVILDGTLDLSKSTASVTGIAINAGHTGDLSIGGTISANSAFTATDSNSFKDSTGTLVSDGILDGPFADGIQRYGIHSLTGAAYTGDFAAAGTLLVTGDNSYGIRFENNIQGKFSYAGTLTMTGNNTRGIALDNGASDTVYLSGTLNYQGKDSQGVALNGDFGNNIIINGTYSGTGYASTGGTTGDTLANILKTPDDLYQDGALVTISGNVAHGVLLNVTPTIDSTNTSTDQDGDGITDSIETTTAKLTQYGSAPALLVGSAAQDISLGGLVYSANAVTPPSLNYGLWIRGSVTGSGVYQNVNGTGVQIGGLGHAVNIANAIGIGGSVVGQAYGGTATGLAMQSGASTPLLDISGALTGSASSAVTATTATNGTTTYSTPIPGSALALDIASGASLPTVQINVGGAITASATGSTSFATAIRDQSNTLTSIINNNFISAAITGTDDNGDGVVDTVLHRGIAIDTHTNTVGLTLVQTDTAPTDDTIAAPYIVGDILLGSGNDSITSNGGSILGNIDFGGGANSFTLTGKATYLGTATGTGTVALDVSDGNLGLAEGSMLNLSSLHVGGTSTIILTLNPDDPTNAILKDSGTAVFDNGALIDLTASKLILNPTSFTLLTASNINLGSMTTSTLDGQIPYLYHADLALNSTDTVLTANFRLKTQAEAQYSADQYAALVPILTAASQDPGAETSLLSQTNKAGFDQVYNQYFPDYSGENMLTLAQGAQALTQTLADLTLVPDNNAGQWWFQEHGFQTKREYGETAGFKATGFSFAGGRERQVYGNQMIGGYLSYTTATPLPTFAIANNNMNNSDLTLGAYWRINSNGFKGWLNAGAGYTQFDATRELLTPNVNHIAKAKWNGMSTSAGIGASYQYNIGSIGLRPEISADYYNLSEAKHSETGGGDYFDLNIAKRDGHLLTSQAVINVSYNRMFLKPELWVGWKENVSAQLPDTVANFTGGDPFTLSAGNIKGGGPVAGFRLTVDNRYSYFGLEGGYEKQDAYTNISLALRARFQF
- a CDS encoding NADH-quinone oxidoreductase subunit A; this encodes MNAFLLHYLPIIIFLGIATVLGLGFIVAALVLAPKAPDTEKLSAYECGFNAFDSARQKFDVRFYLISILFIVFDLEASFLFPWAVSLFDLPAKGMHFAFWSMVTFLVELGLGYIYVWKKGALEWE
- a CDS encoding NADH-quinone oxidoreductase subunit C; the encoded protein is MSIEKLQALAERASAQFKDAIVESKLEYGELTLTVARERIVEIMGKLKAEPYRFHQLIDICGADYPMRAERFDVVYHLLSLTQNIRVRVKVMTDEVVPVPSIRTVYPNADWYEREAFDMYGIAFSGQPDLRRLLTDYGFIGHPLRKDFPMTGHVEVRYDEEQKRVVYEPVKLVQEYRKFDFMSPWEGAKYVLPGDEKAGS
- a CDS encoding NADH-quinone oxidoreductase subunit D, encoding MADDVTPQAIQGAVKAEDDRKFTINFGPQHPAAHGVLRLVLDLDGEIVERVDPHIGLLHRGTEKLMESRTYLQNVPYFDRLDYVAPMNQEHAFVLAIEKLLGLEVPKRAQYIRVLFSEIGRILSHILNVTTQAMDVGALTPPLWGFEEREKLMVFYERASGARLHANYFRPGGVHQDLTPQLIDDMVEWCREFLPKLADIETLVTENRIFKQRNVDIGVVSKEQAFDWGFTGVMLRGSNVAWDLRKSQPYECYAELEFDIALGKNGDCWDRYLCRVEEMKQAVRIMEQCLDKLKVTPGPVLSTDHKVTPPRRAEMKNSMEALIHHFKLYTEGFHTPEGEVYACVEAPKGEFGVYLVSDGTNRPYRCKIRAPGFPHLQAMDWMNRGHLLADVSAILGSLDIVFGEIDR
- the nuoE gene encoding NADH-quinone oxidoreductase subunit NuoE; translated protein: MSLRRLAKEQPASFTFSAETLEKANWWIAKYPESRRQSAVIPILWLVQKQEGWVSEPAITAIAKLLGMAQIRVFECATFYTMFQLEPVGSAALIQVCGTTPCMLRGSDGLMKVCKDKIGAKDKLSADGKFTWQEVECLGACCNAPMAQINDYYYEDLTPENLAQIIDDFAAGKSPNPGPYNGRHTSEPLGGVTSLTDPKLYDGSAAKKIKIPNAPGTEEVKA